A single Verrucomicrobiota bacterium DNA region contains:
- a CDS encoding CoA transferase has translation MTESTSSSKTEKMLDGYTVIDFTRVLAGPYCTRLLADLGAHVIKIERPGEGDEIRYTVSQLEEGRADQSSYFVRINTGKQGIAIDLAHPEARELVLDLVRKADVLVENFSPGIMKRYGFDAATLRAEKPDLVYCSISGFGQTGPSSSMKAYAHLINAVSGMMDLDRNGSSEPRSQYLQAADVLAATHAFGAISAALLRHARTGQGATIDVSMLECLIASDDITFGAILNGAPVQRQPRVGMVVHQIGDHHMAMQSAGAPHLWTRIIELIGKPELAEDPRFETPMLRRVHWTELLALLREGLNSYSSVDEALTALSSAGIPAAPMRTPEETIENPQLHFREAFPEVDHPGRGRVRVTASPFHIDGKPTHPPSGAPYRIGEHTREVLSEYLGYTVEKIDALQKAGVIEAPDIN, from the coding sequence ATGACTGAAAGTACTTCATCTTCTAAGACTGAAAAAATGCTGGACGGCTACACCGTCATAGATTTCACGCGCGTACTGGCAGGTCCCTACTGTACACGTCTGCTGGCGGACCTCGGCGCACATGTAATCAAGATCGAGCGTCCCGGTGAAGGAGACGAAATTCGCTACACCGTGAGTCAACTGGAAGAAGGTCGAGCTGACCAGAGCAGCTACTTCGTGCGTATCAATACCGGAAAACAAGGTATAGCCATTGACCTCGCACATCCCGAGGCGCGTGAACTCGTTCTTGATCTCGTTCGCAAAGCAGACGTTCTCGTGGAAAACTTCTCCCCTGGCATTATGAAACGCTACGGTTTTGATGCCGCAACCTTGCGCGCAGAGAAACCGGACCTGGTCTATTGTTCTATTTCAGGATTCGGTCAGACCGGCCCATCCAGTTCTATGAAGGCTTACGCGCACCTCATCAATGCTGTCTCTGGCATGATGGACCTCGACCGCAATGGTTCATCCGAACCGCGCTCACAATATTTGCAAGCTGCGGACGTTCTCGCTGCGACCCACGCTTTCGGTGCAATCAGCGCAGCACTATTGCGCCACGCCCGTACTGGGCAAGGCGCGACGATCGACGTCTCCATGCTGGAATGCCTCATTGCGAGCGATGACATCACTTTCGGAGCGATTTTGAATGGAGCACCTGTTCAACGCCAACCGCGAGTTGGCATGGTCGTTCACCAGATCGGCGATCATCACATGGCTATGCAGTCAGCAGGTGCCCCACATTTGTGGACGCGAATTATTGAACTTATAGGCAAACCTGAGTTAGCCGAAGATCCTCGATTTGAGACACCCATGTTGCGGCGGGTCCACTGGACTGAGTTATTAGCTTTGTTAAGGGAAGGCCTGAATAGCTACTCAAGCGTCGATGAAGCACTGACAGCTCTCTCCTCAGCCGGCATACCGGCCGCACCTATGCGCACACCAGAAGAAACCATTGAGAATCCACAACTCCATTTCCGTGAAGCATTCCCGGAGGTCGATCATCCTGGAAGAGGTCGAGTCCGAGTCACGGCATCACCGTTTCACATCGATGGTAAACCTACTCATCCTCCTTCAGGTGCCCCGTACCGGATCGGTGAGCACACCCGTGAAGTGCTCAGCGAATATCTTGGCTATACTGTTGAGAAGATAGATGCCTTACAAAAAGCAGGTGTCATTGAGGCACCGGATATCAATTGA
- a CDS encoding sodium:solute symporter family protein: MNVALVIIIVYMAVVTVIGALLARKSTSSKDWAVAGGGMGIVMIAVGIAGTRIGGAGTYGVAGNVISGGVWNMWWYGINTFLAMALVGFFFAKPYRRTRLQTVGEIFTLRFGTRRCQVMTSLCVQIEYFIVNIIEAYVIAVVLRGIVGLPMEYGVFIAAFVLVTYIAMGGLWGAAVTNMIHCLVILAGLGLIGVMGINQMGGWLEVKSSIDGFVNTSEKDLSHFWNFTGMGWGAVLGMFFSAAVHTPAASVYTNYSTAAKSEKNLVPSFLLAGIIGGLMPILAGLIGLLTVAKYGLQPGTSGYTNLTKLATDISPLIGGIALAAVLAAVISSGGPILLSSSTMFVRDWLPFTKDWSPDRKLKAYRITTAVYGVIAAICALLVSKMESVSILDMLLFGFAMVVPPALAVGYLIYWKRTTEKGALWGMITGLAAGLLWFVAIKVAVASGLELTESSSALARLAYHCFAINGKGIDPSYITTFVPLFVIPMVSFLSKETPEGKEEFYSIVSGEKKMDVELN; this comes from the coding sequence ATGAATGTAGCGCTTGTAATTATCATCGTTTATATGGCAGTTGTAACCGTCATTGGGGCACTCCTGGCGCGTAAGAGTACTTCCTCAAAAGATTGGGCGGTAGCTGGTGGAGGTATGGGGATAGTTATGATTGCCGTGGGAATTGCCGGAACGCGTATTGGAGGTGCAGGTACCTATGGAGTAGCCGGTAACGTTATAAGTGGCGGTGTTTGGAATATGTGGTGGTACGGCATCAATACGTTTTTGGCGATGGCGCTTGTGGGGTTCTTTTTCGCAAAACCCTATCGCCGCACACGACTTCAAACCGTCGGCGAAATCTTTACCCTGCGTTTTGGAACACGTCGTTGCCAGGTGATGACCAGTCTATGCGTTCAGATTGAGTATTTCATCGTTAACATCATTGAAGCGTATGTAATAGCGGTGGTGTTGCGCGGAATCGTTGGACTTCCCATGGAATACGGCGTGTTCATTGCCGCGTTCGTTTTGGTGACTTACATCGCGATGGGCGGACTTTGGGGCGCTGCTGTAACCAACATGATCCATTGCCTGGTAATACTGGCCGGCCTGGGGTTAATCGGCGTGATGGGCATTAATCAGATGGGTGGCTGGTTGGAGGTGAAAAGCTCGATCGATGGATTTGTTAATACGTCTGAAAAAGATTTAAGTCATTTTTGGAATTTTACTGGAATGGGCTGGGGTGCGGTGTTGGGCATGTTCTTTTCAGCGGCAGTACACACACCCGCAGCGTCTGTTTACACCAACTATTCAACCGCAGCCAAAAGCGAAAAAAACCTGGTTCCAAGCTTTTTGCTGGCAGGAATCATCGGTGGACTCATGCCCATCCTTGCCGGTTTGATAGGATTGTTGACAGTGGCGAAGTATGGATTGCAACCCGGTACGAGCGGCTACACGAATCTGACCAAATTGGCGACGGACATCAGTCCCTTGATTGGAGGCATCGCTCTGGCCGCGGTGTTGGCTGCGGTGATTTCTTCCGGTGGGCCGATATTGTTATCGAGTTCCACGATGTTTGTTAGGGATTGGCTACCGTTTACCAAAGACTGGTCTCCCGATAGAAAATTAAAAGCTTATCGAATAACGACAGCTGTCTACGGAGTAATCGCTGCGATTTGTGCTTTGCTGGTCTCCAAAATGGAATCCGTTTCGATTCTTGATATGTTGTTATTCGGATTCGCTATGGTTGTTCCTCCAGCGCTGGCGGTGGGTTATTTGATCTACTGGAAACGCACCACAGAAAAAGGTGCCTTGTGGGGGATGATAACTGGATTGGCCGCAGGTTTGTTGTGGTTCGTGGCGATTAAGGTAGCCGTCGCAAGCGGACTGGAATTGACCGAATCATCGAGTGCCTTGGCTCGATTGGCGTACCACTGTTTTGCGATTAATGGAAAAGGCATCGATCCTTCCTACATAACCACCTTTGTGCCATTATTTGTAATCCCAATGGTTTCTTTCCTGTCCAAAGAAACGCCCGAAGGCAAAGAGGAATTCTACTCAATAGTATCAGGAGAAAAGAAGATGGACGTAGAATTGAATTAG
- a CDS encoding DUF1080 domain-containing protein, producing MQKFPIFILITALLFVSGCSNTDNASAASKESTDGWVSLFDGKSLDGWRGYNGANLEGAWVVEDGVLSLINRTKNTPHANIITVGVYDDFDLRFDWKAEAGTNSGVMFHIGEGPKEPYLTGPEYQVLDNLGFRSGKGEPVGPKEHSASNYGIEAATSDVTKPIGEWNEGRILVKGNHVEYWLNGIKTAEYEMHSPKWDEQVANAKFSKWKDFATLGKGHIGLQDHGHSVWFRNLKIKEL from the coding sequence ATGCAAAAATTCCCTATCTTCATTTTGATCACCGCACTTTTATTCGTGAGCGGCTGTTCCAACACTGACAATGCATCAGCAGCTTCAAAGGAATCCACCGACGGCTGGGTTTCGCTGTTCGACGGGAAATCCCTTGATGGGTGGCGAGGTTACAATGGAGCCAATCTTGAGGGAGCCTGGGTTGTGGAAGACGGTGTGCTAAGCCTGATCAACAGAACAAAAAATACACCTCATGCAAATATAATCACCGTGGGCGTTTATGATGATTTCGATCTGCGTTTCGACTGGAAGGCGGAAGCGGGAACGAACTCAGGAGTGATGTTCCATATTGGAGAAGGTCCGAAAGAACCGTATCTAACAGGCCCAGAGTACCAGGTTCTGGACAATTTAGGTTTTCGGTCAGGTAAGGGAGAGCCAGTCGGCCCAAAGGAGCACTCTGCATCCAATTATGGAATTGAAGCCGCGACAAGTGACGTAACCAAACCGATAGGTGAATGGAACGAAGGTCGGATTCTGGTTAAGGGCAATCATGTCGAATATTGGCTTAACGGCATTAAAACGGCAGAATATGAAATGCACAGCCCCAAGTGGGACGAACAAGTCGCCAACGCCAAGTTCAGTAAGTGGAAGGACTTTGCCACTTTAGGAAAAGGCCACATCGGCCTGCAGGATCACGGTCACTCGGTGTGGTTTCGCAATTTGAAGATCAAAGAATTATAG